ACCAACTAGCTGGAACCTGCCTAGGGTTACGTTATCTTTGGCCATCGCCCGCTCGCCCTGCAAAACGTGTATGTCTACCGAAGTCTGGTTATCGGCCGCAGTCGTGAATACCTGGCTCTTAGAGGTAGGTATCGTGGTATTTCGATCTATGATCTTGGTGAACACCCCTCCCAGGGTTTCAATACCGAGAGAAAGCGGCGTCACATCCAAAAGAACCACGTCCCTAACCTCTCCTGCCAGCACCGCAGCCTGGATTGCAGCCCCGACTGCCACAACCTCATCGGGATTAATCCCTTTGTACGGTTCCTTGCCTATAAAATCCCGGATGGCTTTCTGTACCGCCGGAATGCGGGTTGAACCGCCTACCAGGATGACCTTGTCAATTTTATCAGGTGTCAAGCCAGCGTCTTGGAGAGCCTGACGAGTGGGTCCCATGGTCTTCTCGACTAAGTCGGCTGTCAGCTCTTCAAACTTGGCCCGGGTCAAGTTGGTATCCAGGTGTAGAGGCCCCTCAGAGGTAGCGGTGATAAACGGAATATTGATGTTAGTGGTCATCAAGGTCGATAGTTCGTGTTTGGCTTTTTCGGCTGCCTCTTTCAACCGCTGCATCGCCATTTTATCGTTGCGCAGATCGACTCCGTATTCTTTCTTGAAGTTTTCTACCAGGTACTGAATGATGCGCTCGTCGAAATCGTCACCGCCCAAGCGGTTATTGCCGCTGGTCGCTTTAACTTCGAAAACGCCGTCTCCTATCTCTAGAATGGAAACGTCAAAAGTCCCACCGCCCAAATCAAAGACCAGGATGGTTTGGGTTCCTTCTTTATCCAGGCCGTAGGCCAGGGCTGCCGCGGTAGGCTCGTTTATAATCCGCAGCACCTCCAAACCAGCGATGGTACCGGCATCTTTGGTAGCCTGCCGCTGGGAATCGGTAAAATAAGCAGGTACGGTTATGACCGCCTTAGTGATGGGTTCACCCAGATAGCTTTCCGCATCGGTCTTGAGTTTCTGCAATATCATAGCTGAAATCTCTTGCGGAGTGTAATTCTTGTCATCAATCTTTACCCTGTGATCCGTACCCATATGTCTTTTGATTGAAAGGACTGTTCGGTCGGGGTTAGTTACCGCCTGGCGCTTCGCTACCCTTCCAACCAATCTTTCTCCGTTCTTTGCAAATCCCACGACTGAAGGCGTGATCCTCTCTCCTTCAGCGTTGGGAATTACGGTTACATCATTTCCCTCCATAACCGCTATAACTGAATTTGTAGTACCTAAGTCGATTCCGACAACTTTACCCATAGATTGCACCTCCATTTGATGAAGATTAGATGACACTATAGCCTATTCGTTGTTTGCTGGCTCTTCAGTGTTGTCCCGGTTGCGCGCCACCTTCACCAGACTAGGCCTGAGCAGGCGCCCCCTCATCATATAGCCTTTCTGAAATTCTTCTATCACCACATTATCCGGAAGGTTGGGATTATCTTCCACAACCAGCGATTCATGATATTGAGGATCAAACTGCTGGTTCAGCGCTTCAATCGGAGTTACTCCCTCGCTCCTCAGAACTTCCAGCAGTTTCTTTTGAACCATTTCCACTCCCTGGCACAACCCGTCGAAATCCTGGGTTGTTTTTGACGCGTTAACAGCCCTCGCAAAGTCGTCTATTACGGGCAACAGCTTTTCGATTAAAGGCCTGGCGGCAAAACGAAGCAACTCTTCCTTTTCTCTCTGAAACCGCTTCTTCATGTTCTCCATGTCTGCCAAAGCCCTCAAAAACCTCTCGTAGTTTTCGCTGCTTTCACGGGTTTTTTCTTCTAGCTCTTTTTCCAATTGCCCCAGTTTGTCGATCTCATAAACGGTTTCGGTTTCCGTCGCCTGGTCAGCGTGTCCCGGATCCGGCGGCCCTCCCCCGGCTTCATTATCATTAATAAGTTTTTCCGTATCCTCGTTACCGAACTCATCTTTCTTTTCTAGTTCGTGCCCCGGCTCTTTCTCCAACCAATTCACCCAGTTTCACCTCACTCCAACAGTAGTGATACCCTTTAATTGATATGGAAACCCGAATTTAAACGGGCTGATTCCTGCCTGAATCAAAGCACCGATACAACATTATTGTTCAAAACCATAATCAGGGCCAGCACAAAGCAGGGCCCTGATATTAAGAAGCTCACTTTGCACGCTCTCGACTACATCATCAGCTTGCGAATTACGTCCTCCACGACATCTCGAAAAGACTCCACCAGCCCTGCTGCCCTCCAGTATTGCATCCTTACCGGCCCGATCAAGCCTATCTTGCCCATTTCCTGGCCGTTTATCTCATAGCTGGTAAACACCAGGCTCAGCTCTTGAATCTCCTCCACTTCGTTTTCGCGCCCGATCTTGATCCTGACCTCTTGGGGCCCGGGATCATTCAGAACCTTCTTAAACAGGCTGTTTTCCTCCAAAATGCCCAGCACCGTCTTTAACTTATCCGGGTTTCTGAACTCGGGTTCGTTCAACATGTTAATGGCACCGCTGATGAGCACCTTTTCTTCATCCGAAGCTTGCAGCAGCTCATCTATTGCCTCCAGAACCCGATCAATGGCCCTCCTCTGGCTCAACAGTTCATCACGCAGTGATTTTAAACTGGTTCGACTCAATTCACCCAGTTTGACCCCGGCTAGGCCTCGGGTGAAAAAGGCTGATATCTTTTCCAAATCATGGGCCTGAATCGATTCCGGCGTGTCAATTAACTTATGAAGAATAACCCCGCTAGACGTTACCAGTACCACCAGAGCAGTGCCTTTTTGCATCCGCACCAACTGCACCGACTTTATCTCAGCCACCTTGATAGGACCACTGATGACAAACGATGCATAACGAGTGAATTGAGAAAGAGTAACCCCGGTACGCCTTATTACCTCAAAGATATCGTTTATTCTATCGGATAAAACCCTATGCAGCAGTTCCTTTTCGTTTTCCGCCAATTCTTCCTTTTCCATCATGCAGTCCACGTAATACCGGAACCCCAACTGAGAAGGTATCCTGCCCGCTGAAGTGTGAGGCTGCTCGAGAAAACCCATCTCTTCCAGATCCGCCATCTCATTCCTTACGGTAGCAGGGCTAACCCCTAGCTGGTGCTTGCGAACGATGGACCGGGAACCTACCGGTTCTGCGGTTTCCACGTAATCTTTGATAATCGCCTCTAAAATAAGCTTTTTTCGCTCATCTAACACCATACCAGTTCACCTCTGTTAGCACTCTCGTTAGTTGAGTGCTAAACACTGCTATTCTCAAAATAACACCCAAGCCTTTATTTGTCAAGGCAGCTCCTTTTTAGAGAAACTCGCGAAAAACCTCGTTCGAAAGGAAATAACCTTTTCTTGAAAGGCACAATTTGCTGCCTTTCCTTTTTATTAATCCCAGTTCTATAAGCCTGTCGACTGAAGATCCGAACAGCAAAGAAAAGTCAACTTCGTATGAACGCTTCAATCCTTCAACATCAATTCCGTCCATTAACCTCAAACCGAGCACAATCCGGTCGCGCACAATACCTTCTTCGTTCAAACATTCCAGCACTGACCTCGGGGGCTGAGTAGCTGCGCTCAAGCTCTGGATGTAAGCGTCTACGTTTGGGTCGTTTTGGTATCTATTTAACTTCAAGAAAGAAACCGCTCCTGCGCCTATTCCGAGGTACTGTCCCCCTTGCCAATAATTCAAGTTGTGGCAACATTCGTATCCAGGCCGGGCGAAGTTCGATAATTCGTAATGTCGATATCCCGCCCCGGTGAGAACATCGACCGCCAACTCGTACTGGGCCAGCTCCTCTTCCTCGGAAAGCAGCTCCACTTCCCCTGCCGCTACTGAACGGCCCAACGGGGTGTCTGCCTCCGGCTGGAGAAGATAGGCCGACACATGCTGAGGATTCAGAGCTAGAGCATTGTCCAAGCCCTCCCTCCATCGGCTTAAGTCTTGCCCAGGCACCCCATACATCAAGTCGATGCTGATGTTGTCAAAACCGGCTTTCAAGCATACATCAAAAGCCGTTTTTACATCCTGTCGGCTGTGCAAACGCCCTAGCCACTGAAGGATGTCGTCGAAGAAACTTTGCACACCCAAGGACACCCGGTTGATACCAGCGTGCCGGTACGAGGCCATCTTCTTCAAGTTGACGGTACCAGGATTAACCTCCAGGGTTATTTCTGCCTCCGGCAGTATCCCGAAAACCGACCCTATCTTGTCGATAATCGTGGCCACGCAAGCCGGATCCAACAGGCTAGGAGTTCCTCCCCCTAGATACAATGTTCTGACGGCCTCAGCCTGTTGCAGATCCCGGGCTCTTTCTTCTATCTCCGCACACAAGCACTTAACGTATCGAGCAACCAATTCTTCGTGGTAAGACACGGAATAGAAATCGCAATAGCGACACTTTCTCACGCAAAACGGAATATGCACATAGATGCTTGCAGGCAAATCCGATACCTTCCTCCATAACATCTACACCCGACGAAACAACTGCCCGGCTTAGGTCTCTTGCCAGCATCGAAGCCCGTTTATTTCTTCTCAGATTCAACGCTTAAAACAGACATAAAAGCGTCTTTCGGAACTTCCACCCGGCCAATCTGCTTCATCTTCTTCTTTCCTTCTTTCTGTTTCTCTAATAGCTTTTTCTTGCGGGTGACGTCACCACCATAGCACTTGGCCAAAACATCTTTGCGCTTGGGCTTGATGGATTCGCGGGCGATTACCCGGCTGCCGATGGCCGCCTGAATAACAACTTCATACAACTGTCTCGGTATGATAGTCCGTAACCGCTCTACCAACCCTCTTGCCCGCATATACGCCTTTTCCCGGTGAACGATAACCGAAAGAGCATCAACCGGTTCCCCGTTCAGCAGTATTTCTAGTTTCACCAGGTCAGAGTCTTGGTAGCCTATTACTTCATAGTCAAGCGATGCGTATCCCCTGGTTCGTGACTTCAACACATCGAAGAAATCGTAGATGATCTCAGCCAGAGGTAACTCGTAGGTAAGCATAACCCGGTGTGGGGACAAGTATTCCATGTTTTTAAACAGCCCGCGCCTCTCCTGACAAAGCTCCATAACCCCGCCAATATAGTCATCAGGCATCATAATAACCGCCCTGACTACCGGCTCCTGCACTTTGACAATAAACTGAGGATTTGGCCATTTGGCCGGGTTCTCGACACCTACCACCTCACCGCTGGTCAGGTGAACCTGGTATACAACACTGGGAGCCGTGGCAATCAGCTCCAGGTCATATTCTCTTTCCAAACGCTCTCTTACAATGTCCATATGCAACAGACCCAAAAACCCACAACGGAAGCCAAAGCCCAGCGCCTCTGATGTTTCCGGTTCAAAATGGAGAGAAGCATCGTTGAGCCGCAGCTTTTCCAGGGCATCTCTCAAATGCTCGAATTGGCTGTTTTCTACGGGATACAGACCGCAAAACACCACCGGCTTCACTTGGCGGTACCCCGGCAAAGCTTCTGACGCTGGGTTTTCGGCCAAGGTTATGGTATCACCGACCCGCGTATCTCGAACATTCTTGATACCGGCTGCCAGGTAGCCCACCTCACCGGGTCCTAGCCCTTCCACCGGCCTCATAAAGGGTGAAAATACACCGACCTCGGTGACCTCAAACTCCTTGCCGGTAGACATCATGCGGATACGGTCTCCTCGCTTCACCGTACCCTCAAAAACCCGCAGATACGAAATAGCTCCGCGGTAAGGATCGAAATAAGAGTCAAAGATAAGCGCTCGCAATGGCTGTTCAGGCTCTCCGCTGGGAACCGGGATCTTATTCACCACTGCTTCCAACACTTCCTTGATGCCGATTCCCATCTTGGCCGAAATCAGTATAACCTCCTCTTTATCAAGCCCCAATACGTCCTCCATTTCCTGGGCAACACGGGACGGGTCGGCACTTGGCAGGTCTATTTTGTTTATAACTCCGATTATCTCCAGGTTCTGGTCCATGGCCAGGTACACGTTGGCCAGGGTTTGCGCCTCGATACCCTGCGAAGCATCCACTACCAGCAAAGCGCCTTCGCAGGCAGCCAGGCTTCTCGACACCTCGTAGGTGAAATCCACGTGACCGGGAGTGTCAATAAGATTTAGAATATACTCCTGCCCATCGTCCGCTACATAGCGCAACCTAACCGGCTGTAACTTGATAGTTATACCACGCTCCCGTTCCAAGTCCATCTGGTCGAGAAACTGGTCTCGCATTTCCCTTCCCGACAAAGCTCCGGTAAACTCCAACAAGCGGTCAGCCAGAGTGGACTTTCCGTGGTCGATATGGGCAATAATACAGAAATTCCTTATCCTCTCTCGCAAGCTTAGACCCCCAAAACATTCGGTATCAGCCGCTGACTTCAGGTTACGCTGTCAATTATACCTAATTTCGGCTACTGTCTTCAATCTATCATCCTTCCATGACCGTTAACAATCCTCCCTCAACCTTTTGATCAGCAAAAACCGTGACCGAGATTCGTCCCAGCCACGGTCAATGAGATAATACCCTTTCCAGCCTCCTGTATACTCCTCTTATCTCGCCGGTTTCTAAGCTCCGGTTCTCGCCAAGACAAGTGAATACCACCTCCCCCTTTTGCCCTATCGACCACGCCAGTATCGGGCCCTCTTTCTCTAAAGTCATCGCGGATATCCCCTGTGCCGCCACGTTGAGCCCTTCAATACACAGAAACACAATAACCAGTACCAAACAAAACCGGATGACGAGTTGCACGTTACCGTTCACCCTCCTTGAACACCTCGTATAGTATGTCTGCAAACAATTGAGCCGAATAAAGAGCCTCGCTCAATGAGTTCTGGTCATTTCCGAACTCTATGAGAAGCGCGTGGGGATGGAACTCCTGGTTATAGGTTCCGGCTTTGAATCGCACTTGTTTAATTAAGCCCGGATACATAGTTTCCCCTTTTTCATAGATTACCTGCGCAAACTCTGCGTTCTTCCTCCAGTTAGGGTGAGGTTTCCTCTCGTCAGTGCCTACCACTATAAGTATTCGAGCCGCGCTCTTCCCGTTGATCTCTATAGAGTCGGGGCGGGCCTGGGGATAAGCGTCCCTGTGCACATCGAAGATCGCAGCAAGATCTGGGTGTTTCTCTAATAGACTCCGGACGGTCTGTCGGGACTCGGCATAGGAAGCTGCAAAATCCGGGTAATCGTGCACAGTTTTCACGTGAAATGAGGTAAAACCCCGCTTCGCTGTCTCGGCTTGAAGGGCGGCTGCTACCAGATTGACATGGCCTTTTTCCCCCTCGAGCCGCGATTCACCGCAGTCGGGGCGATACGATTCCCCGTTATGAGTACAGTAAAAAGCCAATTTTGTTCCCTTCAAGTCAGCCGCCTCTTCCTTATTGACACTCTCGTCATTGGAAACAGCTTGAGGTGGAGAATCAACATTGTTCTCACTTTTAGATATTGAATCGAGCTTAGACCCTTGAACGTTGGCCATAGCCTGAATATGGGAAAAGAGCATGTCTTCTGGACCTGCAAAGAATACGCGTAACCATCCATAAACCCCAGGTGGTACTAAAGGTGAAGGAGACGCTAACACGATGCTGGACTGGGAAAACACGGTTTCAGCCGTTTCTGTTGTCAGGTTGAGTCCGTAAGCAGTGTGCAGGGTTTTCATAAGAGCGAGCGCACAGTCGAACAGCTGGGTCAACCCTCGATTAGGGTTAAAAGTTATCCCGGCGATTATGACCGCTGCCAACACTTGCACGTAAACTAGTCCCTTAACCAGATGCCAAAAATGGGTTCTGTTCATCTTCCCCTCCCCCTTATGCCCGCATTCAATAAATCTTATTGTAGGAACATCATCAATATTACGAAAAGTTGGACAGCTCCATGCCAGAATAAAAGCCGGATACAGGTCCGGCTTTCGAAGGACAAGTTATGTATAAGTTCCAACCCGAGTTGGAACTTATATATGTGCTACCTTAGTTCGGTAGGCACGAATGCATCGATTAAACCTATGACAAACGCGGCCAGCAAACTTCCTACCAGAGAGACAGAAAGATAGGCCGGAACGATAAACTGGGCCACATAGATTACCACGGCCGCAGTAATAAACCCTACTATACCTCGACTGCGCGGGGAAATCCGTTCTCCCAGTATCAACTCCACGATGTACCCGAGAATAGCGATTACAGCCGCGGCGATCAAGGCTCCTATAAACCCGTTAACCTTTATTCCTGGAAGCAACCAACCGACTGCCATCAAAACCAAGGCTGATACCACGAAACGGACGACAGCACCGAGCCAATTCACTAAACTCACCTCCTTTCACCCTGACAGTCCTCGCAGACTCATCATTATGGCATTGGTCAACTACTTGCTCGCCTTCTTACACTCATAGATTTCCTTAACCGTCAAAAAACTATGCAACCTCAGTTGCATTTTGGGTGAAGGAATGCTATAGTGAACTTGTTGACTTTTGGATAAAAAGGAGGTGGAAAATTGGCCAAAAGCAAGACTCCGGCTAAGAGGGCCCGCAAAGCTGAAGAAAACCGCCTTCGCAATGCTGCCAACAAATCGGCCATGAAAACCGCCATCAAAAGATTCGAAGCGGCTCTAGCTAGCAAGGACCTGGAGCTGGCCCAGGAAAAGCTGAAGAAGGCTATTTCCGTTATTGATAAGAACGCAGTTAAAGGAATTATCCACCGGAACACGGCGGCTCGAAAGAAGTCTAGGTTAGCCAAGCGTTTTAAGTCCGCAGCGGGAACCGATTAAGAAGCGGGCAAAGGATAGTCATTTAATCTCAGCTCAGAATCATTTTTATGAGAAAACCTGTCACCAAGACAGGTTTTTTAGTTTTTTAAGAACCAGCACCTCCTGATAATCTTTGGTATTGTCACCTCTTCTTTCCTCTTAACATAGATTACTGCAGGAGAACTGTTGAGAGGAGGAAAGGTCGTGGTGATACGCATAGAATATGCAACCGCTACAGAAGGATTCGGTAGCAGGCAGGATCATGAGAATGTTGAAACCCAAAAACACAAGCCTAGGTGGTGCGCCGAGCATTTGCCTTATCCGCCGGTCATGGTCGAAAATCCCAATCCTTTTTATGCCACACTCTTAATGGAAGACCACGCCGGCCGCATAAGCGAGATGTCGGCCATAACTCAGTATCTATATCACCATCACCTGTTGAATGAACATTACCCAGACCTGGCAAGCCTCTTGGAATGTATCGCCTTGGTCGAAATGACCCACATGGAAATGCTGGCAGAGGCTATTATCAGGTTGGGAGGCAAGCCTAAGTTCGGAGCACCCTGTAACCAGACTATCAGTTGGTGGAAAGGAGACCGCATTTACTATGGATGCGGCATCTGCGACATGTTGGCAGCCGACATACAAGGAGAAAAGGACGCTATCTCTCAGTACCATCGCCACCTGGACGCTATAGATGATAAATACGTTCGGGCAATCCTCGCCAGAATCATAAAAGATGAAAAAGAACACATACGGCTCCTTACCGAAAAGTTCAACAAGTATTGCTGTAAGAATAAGAACAAGTAGTTTTAAGTCACCCGAAAGCCCAGGATTGCCTTTCTACCCTGCCTTTTAAGGAGCCTTGAGTTTTTGGTGTTCACCTTGTCTAAATGATGTTGTCCATGATACCTTGATATTGAAATTAAGCACAAATACGAAGAGTCTCGAAGTTTGCCATCGAGCTACTCTGATCCTGCTGCGTACATGTGAGGAGCTGTTGCAGTATGCACATCCTTGAAACCAAGTTAGCAAGATTACAGGAGATCGTTGGATCATTGGAAAGCGTTGTCCTCGGGTTTTCGGGGGGAGCAGATAGCACTTTACTCTTAAAGGTCTCTTTAGACGTTTTGGGGAGAACTAAGGTATTGGCAGTCACTTTCCATTCGGAAATCCAGTCGGAAAACGAGCTGACCCACGCCCTGCAGCTTGCTCAATCAATGGACGCTCAACACTTGGTGATCGAAGGCAACGAGCTCCAAAACGACCTTTTTGTCACTAATCCCCCCGACCGCTGTTACTACTGCAAGCTGCGGCGCTATCGTCAGCTCTTGAGCCTGGCAGCCGAGCGGCAGTTTCGTAACGTTATCGATGGTTCTAATTACTCCGACCTTGCTGACTACCGCCCCGGAATTAAAGCTCTTCTGGAACTCGGAATTAAATCCCCATTGCAGGAAGCTCAATTGACCAAGGACGATGTACGAGCCCTTTCCTTCAAACTGGATCTGCCCACTTGGAACCGCCCGGCTCAAGCCTGTCTCGCCTCGCGCATTCCTTACGGACAGAGGATCACAGCCCTTGCCCTGCAGCAAGTAGCAAAAGCCGAAAAGGTATTGTCGGATGCCGGTTTTTCCCCATGTCGCGTGAGACATCACGGTGAAGTAGCTCGGATCGAGGTTCCGCGCCAGGACCTTGTGCGCTTGTTCCAGCAACCCGGAATTGATGACATCGTGCGGGCCATCAAAGCGACCGGCTTTCGCTACGTAGCGGTAGATCTCGAAGGCTATCGCACCGGAAGCCTGAATGAATTGCTTGAACCAAACGAGTAATCCTGAAACGGCTGTCACTAGTAAACCTTCACCCTTTTCAGCCTCAAAGCGTTGGTTACCACTGACACGGAGCTCAGAGCCATAGCCCCTCCCGCAAATACCGGGTTTAAGAATCCAAAAGCTGCTACCGGAATCCCTATTAGGTTGTAGATAAAAGCCCAAAAAAGGTTCTGCTTGATGTTACGCATGGTAGCTCGACTCAACACCAGAGCCCGTGGACACCCGCACAGGTCTCCTTTGACCAGGGTGATGTCCGCCGCTTCCATAGCAATGTCGGTTCCCGTACCCATGGCTATTCCCACGTCGGCACTGGCCAGGGCCGGAGCATCATTGATGCCGTCGCCAACAAAGGCCACTCTTCGGCCTTGGGCTTGTAGCCGCCTTACTTCCCTGGCCTTTTCTTCCGGCAAAACTTCGGGCAAAACCTTTTCTCGTTCTATCCCGACCTGCTCAGCCACTGATTCGGCTGTGCGGCGGCTGTCTCCGGTAATCATCCACACCTCGATTCCCATGTCTTTCAGCCTCTGCACCGCTTCGCTCGAATGCTCTTTGATGGTGTCCGCAATACCAAAAACCGCGGAGGCAATGCCTTCTATCGCCACCACCGCCGTCGTCTTACCCTCAGCCTGCAGCCGCTCAAGGGTTTCCCCGAGTTGCAGAATGTCCACTTCCGCTTCTGCCAAGAAACGACTGGTTCCTATCATCACCGTTTTCCCGTCTACCTTGGCCACAACCCCCTTTCCGGGAACCGCCACGAAATCGCGTATATCACTCGCCAGCGTCTGTTTTGTTCGCTCGATGACAGCGCTGGCGATGGCTTGGGCCACCGGGTGCTCCGACATCACCTCCAAGGCCGCTGCCATTCCCAGAAGGGTTTTTTCTTCTATCCCTACCTCGGGCACCATCTCGATATCGGTAACCTGAAGAACACCCTTGGTAACAGTTCCGGTTTTGTCGAGTACGATGGTGTCAACCTTGCTCGCTCTTTCCAGGGGCTCCCCTCCTCGAATCAGTATACCCATCTCCGCGGCTTTCCCCGTTCCTACCATGATCGAAGTGGGGGTTGCCAATCCCATGGCGCAAGGACAGGCAATAACCAGCACTGCCGTTGCGTTCACAAGAGCGTGTTCCAGGTTACCTGGATCTCCCCACCAAAACCAGCCTGCAAAAGTCACAACCGCAATGGTTATAACCACCGGAACAAAGTACCCGGCCACCACGTCGGCCAAACGCTGGATAGGAGCCTTCGAAGCCTGGGCTTCCTTTACCGCCCGTATAATCCGGGCCAGAACCGTATCTTCACCAGCATGAACTACCTGCACCCGCAGGTGTCCAAATTCGTTCACCGTTCCGCCTACTACCGTATCCCCTACCTGTTTGTCCACGGGAACGCTTTCACCTGTGAGCATGGACTCGTTAACGGTCGAATAACCCTCGATCACAACCCCGTCAGCGGGAATACGCTCACCCGGGCGCACGACAGCCACATCACCTGCTTTCAGTCCGGCTACAGGAACCTCGATTTCCCTGCCGTCCCTTATAACCCTGGCCATGTTCGGCTGCAGGCTGGCCAACTTGCTGATGGCTTCTGAAGTACGCCCTTTGGCTCTTCTCTCCAGGTATTTCCCTAACAGGACCAAGGTGATGAGCAGTGCACTGACCTCGAAATAAACATGGGAACCGGGAATAAGCCACGACGAAACCAAGCTGTACAGATACGCTGTGCTGGTCCCCAATGCCACCAGCACATCCATGTTGGCCGCCCGTCCCCTCAAGGCCAGATATGCGCCTCGATAAAAAGGAAAACCGGCCCCGAACTGGATGGGAGTCGCCAGCACCGCTTGGGTCAACCACGAAGTCAACAGCCCTGGCAACCTTAACCCTAGCAGGTGGCCGGCCATTATCACCAGAAAGGGCAGTGATAGAACAGCCGCGAAAACAAGTCGCCTCTTGTATTCTTCCAATTCCGATTCATCGTCTGCAGCGAGATAAGTAGCCCCTTTGTTGCTGGCACTAACCGAGTAACCCAGCTTTTCGACCCTCTTAACTATATCTTCAAAGTCCACTTGACTCGGCTCGAATTCCACCCAGGCTTCTTCTGTCGCCAGGTTGACTCGGGCCTCACTTACCCCGGGAAGGCGGGCCAATCCCTTTTCTATGCGGGCGGCACAAGCCGCACAGCTCATTCCCTTGACTTTGAAGGTAACCCGGTCCATCCCCTCACCTCCACTTTTCCGAACTGCCCTTCCAGCCTGTTTCAGCCTTCCAGAACGCGCTCTGGGAAGCTGTAAATATTGAATCGGCTGCCTCGAGCAAACCCGATCACCGTTACCCCTGTTTTATGTGCGATGTCCACCGCTAAGGCCGTAGGAGCCGAACGTGAAACCAATATCCCTATCCCCAGCTTGGCGGCCTTGATAATTATCTCGGAAGATACCCGGCCTGTAGTAACGAGCATCTTATCTGCCAAAGGTATGCCATCTATAAAGCACCTGCCAACTATCTTGTCGGTGGCGTTGTGCCTACCGATATCCTCCCTGAATAACAGGATGTCTGAGGGGGTACACAGAGCCACCCCGTGAACAGCCCCGGTCTTAACGAACAGTTCTGATTCCCTCTCCGCCTGCCTCATTAAGTCTAGAATAACCGAACCCGTTACTCTAAACCCGTCGTCTTTGACCTTCAACCCCCATACGGCCTCAGGATTGTGAAACGAAGACCCTTTCCCACAACCGGTAGTAACGAACCGTTTCAGAAATGTCGATGCTTGAACGCCGTTGCTTTTCACCGTAACATAGGCGCTGTTACGGGAATCGTCAACCTTAACCCCGATGAGGTGGTCTCTTTCCCGAAGAAAACCTTCTGAAACCAAAAAACCTACCGCCAGTTCCTCCACATGTTCCGGGGTACACATAAGAGTCACGATTTCTTCGTCGTTGAGGTAAATGCCGAGCGGCACCTCTTCTACCAACTGGTCAATAACAACCTCCCTGGTACCTTCGTCGCACCGGTAAATCTTGAACTCTCGCATCCCCTGGTCCATCATATCACCTACCGTTTAAGAATTTACTGGCCACCGCTACACCCTGCATATCTCAGCCGCCAGAACCTCGAACAGCATTTTCTCGTTCGAGGCCCCGGACCCCTTCAAGGCCTTATCCGTCTCCAAGAGATAGTTAAAAACAGCCTCTATCTCCCTCCACCCGAATTTCTCCGCGGCCTGAAGCAGCTTTTTGGCAACAAAACC
The sequence above is drawn from the Syntrophothermus lipocalidus DSM 12680 genome and encodes:
- a CDS encoding heavy metal translocating P-type ATPase; this encodes MDRVTFKVKGMSCAACAARIEKGLARLPGVSEARVNLATEEAWVEFEPSQVDFEDIVKRVEKLGYSVSASNKGATYLAADDESELEEYKRRLVFAAVLSLPFLVIMAGHLLGLRLPGLLTSWLTQAVLATPIQFGAGFPFYRGAYLALRGRAANMDVLVALGTSTAYLYSLVSSWLIPGSHVYFEVSALLITLVLLGKYLERRAKGRTSEAISKLASLQPNMARVIRDGREIEVPVAGLKAGDVAVVRPGERIPADGVVIEGYSTVNESMLTGESVPVDKQVGDTVVGGTVNEFGHLRVQVVHAGEDTVLARIIRAVKEAQASKAPIQRLADVVAGYFVPVVITIAVVTFAGWFWWGDPGNLEHALVNATAVLVIACPCAMGLATPTSIMVGTGKAAEMGILIRGGEPLERASKVDTIVLDKTGTVTKGVLQVTDIEMVPEVGIEEKTLLGMAAALEVMSEHPVAQAIASAVIERTKQTLASDIRDFVAVPGKGVVAKVDGKTVMIGTSRFLAEAEVDILQLGETLERLQAEGKTTAVVAIEGIASAVFGIADTIKEHSSEAVQRLKDMGIEVWMITGDSRRTAESVAEQVGIEREKVLPEVLPEEKAREVRRLQAQGRRVAFVGDGINDAPALASADVGIAMGTGTDIAMEAADITLVKGDLCGCPRALVLSRATMRNIKQNLFWAFIYNLIGIPVAAFGFLNPVFAGGAMALSSVSVVTNALRLKRVKVY
- the fdhD gene encoding formate dehydrogenase accessory sulfurtransferase FdhD codes for the protein MMDQGMREFKIYRCDEGTREVVIDQLVEEVPLGIYLNDEEIVTLMCTPEHVEELAVGFLVSEGFLRERDHLIGVKVDDSRNSAYVTVKSNGVQASTFLKRFVTTGCGKGSSFHNPEAVWGLKVKDDGFRVTGSVILDLMRQAERESELFVKTGAVHGVALCTPSDILLFREDIGRHNATDKIVGRCFIDGIPLADKMLVTTGRVSSEIIIKAAKLGIGILVSRSAPTALAVDIAHKTGVTVIGFARGSRFNIYSFPERVLEG